The Tissierella sp. genome has a segment encoding these proteins:
- the polA gene encoding DNA polymerase I, with amino-acid sequence MDKKKLMIIDGSSLIYRAFYALPLLSNKDGIYTNGVYGFLTMLYKVKEEQKPDYICVAFDKKGPTFRHEEYDKYKGNRQATPSELVQQFPIIREILDAMNIKYLELSGFEADDIAGTLAKMGEENLIDVILVTGDKDYLQLATDSTKVFITKKGITELEVFDRNIIIDKYEITPDQLIDLKGLMGDQSDNIPGVPGIGEKTGLKLLKEYGTIENIYENIDNISGKKLKENLVENKHLAFMSRKLGEIMTRVPLDLGIEDLKVKEPNLDPLIKIYSNLEFNSLLGKISDGYSVEEELHAPLEFNIINQSDYSELVNNLKKAGKFAFKCIVDDGNYVEDKIIAIGMKTEDSITNIICLDKHEEEFANSFGDLFRDETIEKIGHNLKSDIVILSRLGVEIENIRFDSMITQYLVNPSQNTYSINDISKEYLNYYGVDEESLLGKGKNKRKMADLNESEIGEYISFILDTVLNVEIKMQKVLEEQEMLELYYNVELPLVQVLASMEHYGFKIDMEELRKLGTEYEGEINSLTSEIYELAQQEFNINSTKQLGDILFDKLSLPVIKKTKTGYSTDAEVLDKLIDQHPIVGKVLRYRQIVKLKSTYIDGLLNLVNKETERVHSSFNQTITTTGRISSTEPNLQNIPIRTDDGRKIRKAFIADNNGYILVDADYSQIELRVLAHISKDPKMMESFISNEDIHTKTASEVFGLPIDEVTSEMRARAKAVNFGIVYGISDYGLSRDLNISRKEAKEYIDNYLRNYEMVKNYMETIVEDGKENGYVETILHRRRYIPELKAKNFNIKSFGERIAMNTPIQGSAADIIKMAMVNVYKELKKRKLKSRLILQIHDELIIEAKNDEVEEVKILLREIMETSIKLSIPLTVDLEVGANWYEAK; translated from the coding sequence ATGGATAAGAAAAAACTGATGATTATAGATGGTAGTTCTCTAATATATAGAGCCTTTTATGCTTTACCCTTGTTATCAAACAAGGATGGCATATATACCAATGGAGTATATGGATTTTTGACTATGTTATACAAGGTAAAGGAAGAACAAAAACCAGACTATATCTGTGTAGCCTTTGATAAAAAAGGGCCTACATTTAGACATGAAGAGTACGATAAATATAAGGGCAATAGACAAGCAACACCTTCAGAATTAGTACAGCAATTTCCAATTATAAGAGAAATACTTGACGCTATGAATATTAAATATTTAGAGCTATCTGGTTTTGAAGCTGATGATATTGCAGGAACTTTAGCAAAAATGGGGGAAGAAAATCTAATTGATGTTATATTGGTCACTGGAGATAAGGATTATCTTCAATTGGCGACTGATAGTACTAAAGTATTTATTACTAAAAAAGGAATTACTGAATTAGAAGTATTTGATAGGAATATAATTATTGATAAGTATGAAATTACACCTGATCAGCTAATTGATTTAAAAGGATTAATGGGAGACCAATCCGATAATATACCAGGAGTGCCAGGAATTGGAGAAAAGACAGGATTAAAGTTGTTAAAAGAATATGGTACAATTGAAAATATATATGAAAATATAGATAATATTAGCGGTAAAAAATTAAAGGAAAATTTAGTTGAAAATAAACATCTTGCCTTTATGAGTAGAAAACTTGGTGAAATCATGACAAGAGTACCTTTAGATTTAGGTATTGAAGATTTAAAAGTAAAGGAACCTAATTTAGACCCTTTGATAAAAATCTACTCAAACCTAGAATTTAATAGTTTGCTTGGAAAGATAAGCGATGGATATTCAGTTGAAGAAGAACTCCATGCTCCCTTAGAATTCAATATAATTAATCAATCAGATTATAGTGAATTAGTAAACAATCTAAAAAAAGCAGGAAAGTTTGCATTCAAATGTATAGTAGATGATGGTAATTATGTTGAGGATAAGATAATTGCTATAGGTATGAAAACTGAGGATTCTATAACAAATATTATTTGCTTAGATAAGCATGAAGAAGAATTTGCTAATAGTTTTGGGGATTTATTCAGAGATGAAACTATTGAAAAAATCGGACACAATCTAAAATCTGATATTGTTATATTATCAAGACTTGGTGTAGAAATTGAAAATATCAGGTTTGACTCTATGATAACCCAATACTTGGTTAATCCCTCTCAAAACACTTACTCCATCAATGATATAAGTAAGGAGTATTTAAATTATTATGGTGTAGATGAGGAAAGCCTCTTAGGCAAGGGCAAGAATAAGAGAAAAATGGCTGATTTAAACGAATCTGAAATAGGGGAATATATTTCATTTATATTAGATACAGTATTAAATGTAGAGATAAAAATGCAAAAAGTTCTAGAAGAACAGGAAATGTTAGAACTTTACTACAATGTTGAATTACCTTTAGTTCAGGTTCTAGCAAGTATGGAGCATTATGGATTTAAAATTGATATGGAAGAACTAAGAAAATTAGGAACAGAATATGAAGGAGAGATAAATTCACTGACCAGTGAAATTTATGAACTAGCTCAACAAGAGTTCAATATCAATTCAACTAAACAATTGGGAGATATACTGTTTGATAAATTATCTTTACCAGTTATCAAAAAGACTAAAACAGGATATTCAACAGATGCAGAGGTCTTAGATAAATTAATTGACCAGCATCCAATAGTAGGTAAGGTTCTTAGATATAGACAAATTGTAAAATTGAAATCAACTTATATTGACGGACTTTTAAATTTAGTCAATAAAGAAACTGAGAGAGTTCATTCAAGCTTTAACCAAACAATTACTACTACAGGAAGAATAAGTAGCACAGAACCAAATTTGCAAAATATTCCTATTAGAACCGATGATGGTAGGAAGATTAGAAAAGCTTTTATTGCAGATAACAATGGCTACATCCTCGTAGATGCAGATTATTCTCAAATTGAGTTAAGGGTGTTAGCTCATATATCAAAGGATCCTAAGATGATGGAATCCTTTATAAGCAATGAAGATATTCATACAAAGACAGCTTCTGAAGTGTTTGGCCTTCCTATAGATGAAGTTACATCTGAAATGAGAGCTAGAGCAAAGGCTGTAAATTTTGGAATAGTATATGGGATTTCTGACTATGGTTTATCAAGGGACTTAAATATTTCTAGAAAAGAAGCAAAGGAGTATATAGATAATTATTTAAGAAACTATGAAATGGTTAAAAACTATATGGAGACTATAGTTGAGGATGGAAAGGAAAATGGCTATGTAGAGACTATTCTACACAGAAGAAGATATATACCAGAGCTTAAAGCAAAAAACTTCAATATCAAATCCTTTGGAGAGAGAATAGCTATGAATACTCCAATACAAGGGTCTGCTGCAGATATTATCAAAATGGCAATGGTAAATGTATATAAGGAACTGAAGAAAAGAAAATTAAAATCAAGGCTTATATTACAAATTCATGATGAACTTATAATAGAAGCTAAGAATGATGAAGTTGAGGAAGTAAAGATTTTATTGAGGGAAATAATGGAGACCTCTATTAAGCTTAGTATACCTCTCACAGTAGATTTAGAAGTAGGTGCTAATTGGTATGAAGCAAAATAA
- the coaE gene encoding dephospho-CoA kinase (Dephospho-CoA kinase (CoaE) performs the final step in coenzyme A biosynthesis.) has protein sequence MKQNNVILIGLTGGIATGKSTVSNIIIEKGYPLIDADKIAREIVQVNRPAYKEIVEVFGEKILNEDKTLDRKSLGNIIFSEKEAREKLNNITHPYIFETIKSEIKRLSREHNIIFLDIPLLFEQFDLIENYNIEFTDIWLVYVEKAIQINRLMKRDGISQDEALRKVESQMPIDVKRTRSSKTIINSGDIELLNKQVDELLLELI, from the coding sequence ATGAAGCAAAATAATGTTATATTAATCGGATTAACTGGAGGAATAGCAACAGGCAAATCTACAGTTTCAAATATAATAATAGAAAAAGGATATCCCCTTATTGATGCAGATAAGATTGCTAGGGAAATAGTCCAGGTTAATAGACCAGCCTATAAAGAAATTGTTGAAGTGTTTGGAGAAAAAATATTAAATGAGGATAAAACCTTAGATAGAAAGAGCTTAGGAAATATTATCTTTAGTGAAAAAGAAGCTAGAGAAAAATTAAATAATATTACTCACCCATATATATTTGAAACTATAAAATCTGAAATTAAGAGACTGTCTAGAGAACATAATATTATTTTCTTAGATATACCATTGTTGTTTGAGCAGTTTGATTTAATAGAGAATTATAATATTGAATTTACAGACATATGGTTAGTATATGTAGAAAAGGCTATTCAAATAAATCGATTGATGAAAAGAGATGGAATTTCACAGGATGAAGCTTTAAGAAAAGTGGAGTCTCAAATGCCAATAGATGTTAAAAGAACAAGGTCTTCCAAGACAATCATCAATAGTGGAGATATTGAATTATTAAATAAACAGGTAGATGAATTGTTACTAGAAT